The Arachis hypogaea cultivar Tifrunner chromosome 14, arahy.Tifrunner.gnm2.J5K5, whole genome shotgun sequence genome has a segment encoding these proteins:
- the LOC112742619 gene encoding uncharacterized protein isoform X1 — protein MGVAPLIEKLEKAKPKDKESNLNLYEEPSDSDTDEDDERFTPEALQNRFNDFEKKFNRHKDLLNSFVEAETLDEAFRLMSRIDKFEDKHFKLRPEYRVIGELMNRLKVETDQKQKFVLQNKLNRAMRLVQWKEAYDPENPANYGVIQHEQVGPNVDALQNAGFEKGNRIKQGENADAGADEDAKDVDVDDEEEEFDDMKEKDNILLAKLDAIDRKLEEKLAELEYTFGRKGKLLEEEIRDLAEERNELTEKKRKPLYRKGFDVKLIDVNRTCKVTKGGQVIKYTAMLACGNYNGVVGFAKAKGPAVPVALQKAYEKCFQNLHSVERHEEHTIAHSVQTSYKKTKVYLWPASTTTGMKAGRIVQTILHLAGFKNVKSKVIGSRNPHNTVKAVFKSLNTIETPRDVQEKFGRTVVEKYLL, from the exons ATGGGCGTGGCTCCCCTCATTGAAAAGCTCGAGAAGGCGAAACCCAAGGATAAGGAATCGAATCTCAACCTCTACGAGGAGCCTTCTGATTCCGACACCGACGAAGACGACGAGAGATTCACCCCCGAGGCACTCCAGAACCGCTTCAATGACTTCGAGAAGAAGTTCAACAGGCACAAAGACTTGCTTAACAGTTTCGTCGAGGCCGAGACGCTTGACGAGGCTTTTAGACTAATGAGTAGGATTGATAAGTTTGAGGATAAGCATTTTAAGTTGCGTCCTGAGTACAGGGTAATTGGGGAGCTCATGAATCGTCTCAAAGTGGAGACTGATCAGAAGCAGAAATTTGTTCTGCAGAACAAGCTGAACAGGGCAATGAGGTTGGTGCAGTGGAAggaggcttatgatcctgaaaatcctGCGAATTACGGAGTTATTCAGCACGAGCAGGTTGGGCCTAATGTGGATGCGTTGCAGAATGCGGGGTTCGAGAAGGGGAATCGAATTAAGCAGGGAGAGAATGCTGATGCAGGAGCCGATGAGGATGCTAaagatgttgatgttgatgatgaggaggaggagtttGATGACATGAAGGAGAAAGACAACATACTGCTGGCGAAGCTCGATGCCATTGATAGGAAACTCGAGGAGAAACTTGCTGAACTTGAGTACACGTTCGGGAGGAAGGGTAAGCTTTTGGAGGAAGAGATTAGGGATCTCGCCGAGGAGAGGAATGAGTTGACTGAGAAGAAGAGAAAACCTCTTTACAGGAAG GGTTTTGATGTGAAATTGATAGATGTGAATAGAACGTGTAAAGTAACTAAG GGAGGACAAGTTATTAAGTACACTGCTATGTTAGCTTGTGGCAACTACAATGGTGTTGTCGGTTTTGCCAAAGCCAAAGGCCCTGCAGTTCCAGTTGCCCTTCAGAAG GCATATGAGAAATGCTTTCAGAATTTGCATTCTGTGGAGCGACACGAGGAACATACAATTGCACATTCTGTACAAACATCATATAAAAAGACGAAG GTGTACCTTTGGCCTGCTTCCACCacaactggcatgaaagctggtaGAATAGTCCAAACCATTCTGCATTTAGCTGGTTTTAAGAATGTCAAGTCAAAG GTCATCGGTTCCCGAAATCCGCATAATACAGTTAAGGCTGTCTTCAAATCCCTTAACACG ATTGAAACACCAAGAGATGTTCAAGAGAAGTTCGGCCGGACTGTGGTTGAAAAGTATCTATTGTGA
- the LOC112742619 gene encoding uncharacterized protein isoform X2 yields the protein MGVAPLIEKLEKAKPKDKESNLNLYEEPSDSDTDEDDERFTPEALQNRFNDFEKKFNRHKDLLNSFVEAETLDEAFRLMSRIDKFEDKHFKLRPEYRVIGELMNRLKVETDQKQKFVLQNKLNRAMRLVQWKEAYDPENPANYGVIQHEQVGPNVDALQNAGFEKGNRIKQGENADAGADEDAKDVDVDDEEEEFDDMKEKDNILLAKLDAIDRKLEEKLAELEYTFGRKGKLLEEEIRDLAEERNELTEKKRKPLYRKGGQVIKYTAMLACGNYNGVVGFAKAKGPAVPVALQKAYEKCFQNLHSVERHEEHTIAHSVQTSYKKTKVYLWPASTTTGMKAGRIVQTILHLAGFKNVKSKVIGSRNPHNTVKAVFKSLNTIETPRDVQEKFGRTVVEKYLL from the exons ATGGGCGTGGCTCCCCTCATTGAAAAGCTCGAGAAGGCGAAACCCAAGGATAAGGAATCGAATCTCAACCTCTACGAGGAGCCTTCTGATTCCGACACCGACGAAGACGACGAGAGATTCACCCCCGAGGCACTCCAGAACCGCTTCAATGACTTCGAGAAGAAGTTCAACAGGCACAAAGACTTGCTTAACAGTTTCGTCGAGGCCGAGACGCTTGACGAGGCTTTTAGACTAATGAGTAGGATTGATAAGTTTGAGGATAAGCATTTTAAGTTGCGTCCTGAGTACAGGGTAATTGGGGAGCTCATGAATCGTCTCAAAGTGGAGACTGATCAGAAGCAGAAATTTGTTCTGCAGAACAAGCTGAACAGGGCAATGAGGTTGGTGCAGTGGAAggaggcttatgatcctgaaaatcctGCGAATTACGGAGTTATTCAGCACGAGCAGGTTGGGCCTAATGTGGATGCGTTGCAGAATGCGGGGTTCGAGAAGGGGAATCGAATTAAGCAGGGAGAGAATGCTGATGCAGGAGCCGATGAGGATGCTAaagatgttgatgttgatgatgaggaggaggagtttGATGACATGAAGGAGAAAGACAACATACTGCTGGCGAAGCTCGATGCCATTGATAGGAAACTCGAGGAGAAACTTGCTGAACTTGAGTACACGTTCGGGAGGAAGGGTAAGCTTTTGGAGGAAGAGATTAGGGATCTCGCCGAGGAGAGGAATGAGTTGACTGAGAAGAAGAGAAAACCTCTTTACAGGAAG GGAGGACAAGTTATTAAGTACACTGCTATGTTAGCTTGTGGCAACTACAATGGTGTTGTCGGTTTTGCCAAAGCCAAAGGCCCTGCAGTTCCAGTTGCCCTTCAGAAG GCATATGAGAAATGCTTTCAGAATTTGCATTCTGTGGAGCGACACGAGGAACATACAATTGCACATTCTGTACAAACATCATATAAAAAGACGAAG GTGTACCTTTGGCCTGCTTCCACCacaactggcatgaaagctggtaGAATAGTCCAAACCATTCTGCATTTAGCTGGTTTTAAGAATGTCAAGTCAAAG GTCATCGGTTCCCGAAATCCGCATAATACAGTTAAGGCTGTCTTCAAATCCCTTAACACG ATTGAAACACCAAGAGATGTTCAAGAGAAGTTCGGCCGGACTGTGGTTGAAAAGTATCTATTGTGA